From Actinomyces sp. oral taxon 171 str. F0337, one genomic window encodes:
- a CDS encoding DUF4177 domain-containing protein, producing MTASSEPVSAAPTTWEYVTVPLITHATKQILDQWGADGWELVQIVPGPSGTDNLIAYLKRPRS from the coding sequence ATGACTGCATCTTCTGAGCCTGTATCCGCCGCGCCCACCACCTGGGAGTACGTCACCGTCCCCCTCATCACGCACGCCACCAAGCAGATCCTTGATCAGTGGGGCGCTGACGGCTGGGAGCTCGTCCAGATCGTGCCCGGCCCGTCCGGCACGGACAATCTCATCGCCTACCTCAAGCGCCCCCGGTCCTGA